Proteins from one Clostridium cellulovorans 743B genomic window:
- a CDS encoding response regulator transcription factor, whose amino-acid sequence MSKILIVDDDLNICEVIKMYLENSGYETSLAYCAQEAQDQVKGFKPDLILLDIIMPETDGYEILKWIRREHQTPVIMLTAKSDTFDKVLGLELGADDYIVKPFDPKELIARVKAVLRRTIITDKVKEKIIFQGLVIDMDSYTIYYKDEEMRMPPKEFELIYFLASNKNKVFTREQLLCEVWGYDYPGDSRTVDVHIKRLREKLQDGENWQIETVWGVGYKFEVK is encoded by the coding sequence ATGTCTAAAATATTAATTGTTGATGATGATTTAAATATCTGTGAGGTAATAAAAATGTATCTTGAAAATTCTGGGTACGAAACTTCATTAGCTTACTGCGCACAAGAGGCACAAGATCAGGTAAAAGGCTTTAAGCCAGATTTGATATTACTTGATATCATTATGCCTGAAACTGATGGTTATGAAATATTAAAATGGATAAGGCGAGAGCATCAAACACCTGTTATTATGCTGACTGCTAAGAGTGATACTTTTGATAAGGTATTAGGATTAGAACTTGGTGCTGATGATTATATAGTTAAGCCTTTTGATCCAAAAGAACTTATTGCAAGGGTTAAAGCCGTGTTAAGAAGGACTATAATAACTGATAAAGTAAAAGAAAAAATTATTTTCCAAGGTCTTGTTATTGATATGGATTCATACACCATATATTATAAGGACGAAGAAATGAGAATGCCACCAAAAGAATTTGAACTCATATACTTTTTGGCAAGTAATAAAAATAAGGTATTTACAAGAGAACAATTGCTTTGTGAAGTTTGGGGATACGATTATCCGGGCGATTCCCGTACTGTTGACGTACATATAAAAAGACTTAGAGAGAAATTACAGGATGGTGAAAATTGGCAAATAGAAACAGTATGGGGAGTGGGTTATAAATTTGAGGTGAAGTAG
- a CDS encoding SurA N-terminal domain-containing protein encodes MKNIKKLVTAVMLGTMIISVSACGIAEKTPAAKAKQVVAKVGEKKITRGEVDTAMQSYIDEAKAKYGEKYETSKEAMKSINAQREAQLKNMVDTELMLQYIEDNNLEINMDEINSETDKEIEKMKTDYGQGDEQKYIDVLKNAGFTPESFKEYTKNRKLTDKAKEAIGKDITVSDEELATSFNEETFKTEKANIKHVQYILIKNDANEDKAKNKEIADAALAEIKGGLSFADAAKKYSEDSSTSQTGGYLGEVTDQSQLVEGFLKAALALNPGQVSEIIDEPTYGFFIIKALPIEEAIPFEKEKSKASLLQEKQSSKYTEVLEQLRSDKVKEYKSNLTN; translated from the coding sequence GTGAAGAATATAAAAAAATTAGTTACGGCAGTTATGCTTGGCACAATGATTATTAGTGTATCTGCTTGTGGAATAGCTGAAAAAACACCAGCAGCTAAAGCGAAGCAAGTGGTTGCAAAGGTTGGAGAAAAAAAGATTACTAGAGGCGAAGTAGATACAGCTATGCAATCATACATAGATGAAGCTAAGGCTAAGTATGGCGAAAAATATGAGACAAGTAAAGAAGCTATGAAAAGTATTAATGCACAAAGAGAAGCTCAATTAAAGAATATGGTAGATACAGAGCTTATGCTACAATACATAGAAGACAATAATCTAGAAATTAATATGGATGAGATTAACTCTGAGACAGATAAAGAGATAGAAAAGATGAAAACTGATTATGGTCAAGGTGATGAGCAAAAATATATAGATGTTCTTAAAAATGCAGGTTTCACACCAGAATCTTTCAAAGAATATACTAAAAATAGAAAATTAACAGATAAGGCTAAAGAAGCTATAGGAAAAGATATTACAGTAAGTGATGAAGAACTTGCTACTAGTTTTAATGAAGAAACTTTTAAGACAGAAAAGGCCAATATAAAGCATGTTCAATATATATTAATTAAAAATGATGCAAATGAAGATAAGGCTAAAAATAAAGAAATTGCAGATGCTGCTTTAGCAGAAATTAAAGGTGGATTATCTTTTGCAGATGCTGCTAAAAAGTATTCTGAAGATTCATCTACAAGTCAAACAGGTGGATACCTTGGTGAAGTAACAGACCAATCTCAGTTGGTTGAAGGATTTTTGAAGGCTGCGCTTGCATTGAATCCAGGACAGGTAAGTGAAATTATTGATGAACCAACTTATGGATTTTTCATAATCAAAGCTCTTCCAATTGAAGAAGCGATTCCTTTTGAAAAAGAAAAGTCTAAAGCTTCTTTATTACAGGAAAAGCAATCATCTAAATATACAGAAGTTCTTGAACAATTAAGAAGTGATAAAGTAAAAGAATATAAAAGCAACTTAACAAACTAG
- the pth gene encoding aminoacyl-tRNA hydrolase: MFVIFGLGNIGKEYESTRHNVGFEVVDILADKYNIQVNRVKFKGEIGEGFINNEKVILVKPTTYMNLSGECVREVMDFYKIPKENLIVIYDDISLDVGKLRIRQKGSAGGHNGIKNILLHLGNDVFPRVKVGVGAPKGNLINHVLGRFQKEEQETMNKVYDVAAQGVLDILNLGVLDAMNKYNGIIVE, translated from the coding sequence TTGTTTGTAATATTTGGTCTTGGTAATATTGGAAAAGAATATGAAAGTACTAGGCATAATGTTGGTTTTGAAGTTGTAGATATTTTAGCTGATAAGTATAATATACAAGTGAACAGGGTAAAATTTAAAGGTGAAATTGGAGAAGGATTTATTAATAATGAAAAAGTTATCCTAGTAAAGCCAACTACATATATGAACCTTAGTGGAGAATGCGTACGGGAAGTTATGGATTTTTATAAGATTCCTAAAGAAAATCTAATAGTAATATATGACGATATAAGTCTAGATGTGGGCAAGCTTCGAATTAGACAAAAAGGCAGTGCTGGAGGTCATAATGGTATAAAAAATATTTTGCTTCATCTTGGGAATGATGTGTTTCCAAGAGTTAAGGTTGGGGTTGGAGCACCTAAAGGAAATCTTATAAACCATGTGCTAGGTAGATTCCAAAAAGAAGAACAGGAAACTATGAACAAGGTATATGATGTTGCAGCACAAGGCGTTTTAGATATATTAAACCTAGGAGTTCTTGACGCTATGAATAAATATAACGGAATAATCGTGGAATAA
- the spoVT gene encoding stage V sporulation protein T, whose translation MKATGIVRRIDDLGRVVIPKEIRKTLRIREGDPLEIFTDREGGVILKKYSPIGELRNFARGYAEALNQTLGHTVLIADKDGFVSISGISKKDYVEKKISKELEDVIEGRRTFAIAEDNKGIPLYEGEDVGRYSSQVIAPIISEGDAVGAVVLGSKEGTKFGDVETKLAETAATFLGKQMEQ comes from the coding sequence ATGAAAGCTACTGGAATAGTAAGACGTATTGATGATTTAGGCAGAGTAGTTATTCCAAAAGAAATCAGAAAAACTCTTAGAATAAGAGAAGGAGACCCTTTGGAAATCTTTACTGATAGAGAGGGTGGAGTAATTCTTAAGAAGTATTCTCCTATTGGGGAACTAAGAAATTTTGCTAGAGGTTATGCAGAGGCGTTGAATCAAACTTTAGGACATACGGTTTTAATAGCAGACAAAGATGGATTTGTTTCTATTAGTGGTATTTCTAAAAAAGATTATGTTGAGAAAAAAATTTCAAAAGAACTTGAAGATGTTATAGAAGGTAGGAGAACTTTTGCTATAGCTGAAGATAACAAAGGAATTCCACTTTATGAGGGAGAGGATGTTGGTAGATATAGTTCACAAGTTATAGCACCAATCATATCAGAAGGTGATGCAGTAGGAGCAGTAGTTTTAGGTAGTAAAGAAGGGACTAAATTTGGTGATGTGGAAACCAAACTTGCAGAAACAGCAGCAACTTTTTTAGGAAAGCAAATGGAACAATAG
- a CDS encoding sensor histidine kinase — protein sequence MKAALTSKKFIIYNIFIVFIILFIGLNLRSLVFNNYWNEQKREYIEQSTMIEKAIHQYYHGESELQKVKENICDVEILTNSMINIIDDKGALNKELSSRIMNYEFTKDQLLKLHTDKFIDVKSKDEEFGFRDTFIYAISIFEDEKFIGAIVFNDFSGHIKSDADFALYVSMVFAIFIIVLSNSLWYIFFKKHIFEEVQKINFEAKLIAVGHREKRIDVRENYVLREIVESINSMAAELQRLDSEGKEIVSNVSHELRTPITSIRGFVQAIIDGIVPEENVGYYLEIVQKEMERLSRLINNLLDLSTYEANNTLLRLESFDVNQVIREVISIKENDIRNKNVFVDLSLVEERGVVLADRDKIFQVIVNILDNAIKYVYDCGIIRIETIVLENRLKVIIFNSGPCIEEENLKKIWNRFFKDEKQKAKSTGLGLAIVKHIMNLHGEKVWVENVGREGVNFIFTLQNDKVEK from the coding sequence ATGAAAGCAGCACTGACTTCAAAGAAATTTATAATTTATAATATTTTTATTGTATTCATTATATTATTTATAGGTTTAAATCTGCGTAGCTTAGTGTTTAACAATTACTGGAATGAACAAAAGCGCGAATATATAGAGCAAAGTACAATGATTGAAAAAGCTATTCATCAGTATTATCATGGAGAAAGTGAGCTACAAAAGGTAAAAGAAAATATATGTGATGTTGAAATATTAACAAACTCAATGATAAATATTATTGATGATAAAGGTGCTCTTAATAAGGAACTTAGTTCAAGAATTATGAATTATGAATTCACAAAAGACCAACTTTTAAAATTACATACTGATAAATTTATTGATGTTAAGAGTAAGGATGAAGAATTTGGATTTAGAGATACTTTTATTTATGCTATTTCTATATTTGAAGATGAAAAATTTATAGGAGCTATAGTTTTTAATGATTTTTCTGGGCATATAAAAAGTGATGCTGATTTTGCTTTATATGTTTCCATGGTATTCGCTATATTTATAATAGTTCTTTCAAATTCTTTATGGTATATATTTTTTAAAAAACATATTTTTGAGGAAGTTCAAAAAATCAATTTTGAAGCTAAGCTTATAGCTGTTGGACATAGAGAAAAAAGAATAGATGTTAGAGAAAATTATGTGTTAAGAGAAATAGTGGAATCCATTAACTCTATGGCTGCTGAGCTACAAAGACTGGATAGTGAAGGAAAGGAAATTGTATCAAATGTTTCTCATGAACTTAGAACACCCATTACTTCCATAAGGGGTTTTGTGCAAGCTATAATAGACGGAATAGTACCAGAGGAAAATGTAGGTTATTATTTAGAGATAGTACAGAAGGAAATGGAGAGGTTATCAAGACTTATAAACAATTTGTTGGATTTATCAACTTATGAGGCTAATAATACTCTTCTTCGACTAGAAAGTTTTGATGTTAATCAAGTAATAAGAGAGGTAATATCAATTAAAGAAAATGATATTAGAAATAAAAATGTTTTTGTTGACTTGAGTTTAGTAGAAGAAAGAGGAGTTGTACTAGCAGACAGAGATAAAATTTTTCAAGTTATAGTTAACATTTTAGATAATGCTATTAAATATGTCTATGACTGTGGGATAATTAGAATAGAAACAATAGTTTTAGAGAATAGATTAAAAGTCATTATTTTTAATTCAGGGCCATGCATCGAAGAAGAGAACTTGAAGAAAATATGGAATAGATTTTTTAAGGATGAAAAACAAAAGGCTAAGAGTACTGGATTAGGTTTAGCTATTGTAAAACATATAATGAATTTACATGGTGAAAAAGTGTGGGTGGAAAATGTAGGTAGGGAAGGTGTGAATTTTATTTTTACCTTACAAAATGACAAAGTGGAAAAATAG
- a CDS encoding ribose-phosphate diphosphokinase, whose translation MISHGKNIKIFTANAHPMLAEDIADILELKVGESKVGKFSNGETSVDINETVRGAHIFVVQPIFDEVNDRLMELLIMIDAFKRASAGVVTAVIPHYAYARQDRKSKARQPITAKLIADILTAAGADRVLTMDLHAAQIQGFFNIPVDNLAGVPILAEYFQNLDIDTEDLIAVSPDIGGVKRTRNFADILQIPIAIVDKRRPRPNVSEVMNLIGDVEGKVAVLIDDMIDTAGSITNAAEALLKRGAREVYACCTHPLLSGPAIERIEKSPIKQLVVLDTIPLSEEKKIEKIKVLPVAPVFAEAIRRIYEDLPVSKIFEK comes from the coding sequence ATGATATCTCATGGCAAAAATATCAAAATTTTTACTGCAAATGCACATCCGATGTTAGCTGAGGATATTGCAGACATACTAGAATTAAAGGTTGGAGAGTCAAAGGTAGGAAAGTTTAGCAACGGAGAGACAAGTGTAGATATAAACGAAACAGTAAGAGGTGCACATATTTTCGTTGTCCAACCAATATTTGATGAAGTAAATGATAGATTAATGGAATTATTAATAATGATTGATGCATTCAAAAGAGCTTCAGCTGGAGTAGTAACTGCTGTAATACCTCATTATGCTTATGCAAGGCAAGATAGAAAATCTAAGGCGAGACAGCCTATTACAGCTAAACTTATTGCAGATATTTTAACTGCTGCTGGAGCAGATAGGGTACTTACTATGGATTTACATGCTGCTCAAATTCAAGGCTTTTTCAATATTCCTGTGGATAATCTTGCAGGGGTACCTATTTTAGCTGAGTATTTTCAAAATCTAGATATAGATACAGAAGACTTGATAGCAGTTTCACCTGATATTGGTGGAGTAAAGAGAACTAGAAATTTTGCAGATATTCTTCAGATTCCTATAGCTATTGTTGATAAAAGAAGGCCTAGACCAAATGTTTCTGAAGTTATGAATTTAATCGGAGATGTAGAGGGAAAAGTTGCAGTTTTAATTGATGATATGATAGATACAGCAGGTTCAATTACAAATGCGGCAGAAGCTCTATTAAAAAGAGGAGCAAGAGAAGTATACGCATGCTGTACTCATCCATTATTATCTGGCCCAGCTATCGAGAGAATAGAAAAATCCCCTATAAAACAATTGGTAGTATTAGATACTATACCATTATCAGAAGAAAAGAAGATTGAAAAAATAAAAGTTCTTCCTGTAGCACCTGTTTTTGCAGAAGCGATTAGGAGAATATATGAAGATCTTCCGGTAAGTAAAATTTTTGAAAAATAA
- the mfd gene encoding transcription-repair coupling factor, giving the protein MRLDGVIDPLISSGEFETLYKSYKQERFPIGIYGLADSSRAFALFSIFEKLDQTMLVLTSSDVEARNLYEDLQFFTPKVYYFPTKEVVFYNIEAVSGDLRWERLKVLKEIKSNNKKIIVSSIENLAPNYCPIEYIEQSFFKLKLNDTLITADFSMKLVQSGYERVEIIDARGQFSIRGGIIDVFPPTSSVPFRIELFGDEIDSIRTFNLESQRSIERVTEIELFPAKEMILTNELVEKGVERIEKDLEKVLQVAKKRDDKELEEKIRFSINRNIESLKERWTFETIDSFLTYFYEKPSSFLDYFKDCMICIEDTDRTSGKLDSVYYEFASNYKSYLEKGDILPGQGELLVPKEETLERLSLSKLFTLNSIIKASKIFEPRVTVTFNEISLNSYQGKMDLLTEDIRDKKRRGFKTVILSGTRPRGERFVKTLADYDIVATYKDTIQEIKEGEVVITFGNQLKGYEFPEYKVSIISDKDFFGETTRKNAQKKKNVKGVGKISSFAELKPGDYVVHANHGIGVYKGIKQLEVENVKKDYLMVSYSDGDTLYVPVEQLDLIQKYIGSEGKAPKITKLGGSEWQKAKTKARNSINEIAQDLVKLYATREAVKGYSFSKDTTWQQQFEAEFPYEETPDQISAIEEIKVDMEKNKPMDRLLCGDVGYGKTEVAMRAAFKAVMDGKQAAFLVPTTILAEQHYKTLKKRFTGFPVNIDMISRFRSATQQKETLKSLKEGNVDIIIGTHKILGKTVQFKDLGLLIVDEEQRFGVSHKEKIKNAKKNIDVLTLSATPIPRTLNMSLTGVRSISVIETPPEERYPVQTYVVEYNDQLIRDAVLREINRKGQVFFVFNRVENIREIADSLAHLIPEARIIVAHGQMAEKELEEVMRAFMNQEYDILVSTTIIETGIDIQNANTMIIYDADKMGLSQLYQLRGRVGRTNRIAYAYLTYRKDKIITEVAKKRLKAIKDFTELGSGFKVALRDLEIRGAGNVMGSAQHGQMAAIGYDLYCKMLEDTIKVIKGEIDKEPIETVIEMKVNAFIPNGYISDETQKIEVYKKIASIETKKDLLDITDELIDRFSDLPPSVNNLMEISYIRALAKNLGIIEVKDKIKEIHLIFENKDKITKEMVNAIIDKYSKHIMFKQEETPTMIFQLKDIKREEILNKLKHFLEYIGETIVN; this is encoded by the coding sequence ATGAGACTAGATGGGGTAATTGATCCACTAATTTCAAGTGGTGAGTTTGAAACCTTATACAAAAGTTATAAGCAAGAGAGGTTCCCTATAGGGATCTACGGGCTCGCAGATTCTTCTAGGGCTTTTGCGCTTTTTAGTATTTTTGAAAAACTTGATCAAACGATGTTGGTGTTAACTAGTAGTGATGTTGAGGCAAGAAATCTTTACGAGGATTTGCAATTTTTTACGCCAAAAGTCTATTATTTTCCGACAAAAGAAGTAGTTTTTTATAATATTGAAGCTGTATCGGGAGATTTAAGATGGGAAAGACTGAAAGTATTAAAGGAAATTAAGAGCAATAATAAAAAAATAATTGTAAGCAGTATCGAAAATTTGGCGCCAAACTATTGCCCTATTGAATATATTGAACAATCATTTTTCAAATTAAAACTTAATGATACGTTAATTACAGCAGATTTTTCTATGAAGCTAGTACAAAGTGGTTATGAAAGAGTAGAAATAATAGATGCTAGAGGACAATTTTCTATAAGAGGTGGAATTATAGACGTATTTCCGCCTACTTCGTCTGTCCCTTTTAGAATAGAACTTTTTGGTGATGAAATTGATTCTATAAGAACCTTCAATTTGGAATCTCAAAGAAGTATAGAAAGGGTAACAGAGATAGAACTTTTCCCAGCAAAAGAGATGATATTGACTAATGAATTGGTGGAAAAAGGTGTTGAACGTATTGAAAAGGATTTGGAGAAGGTTTTGCAAGTAGCAAAAAAACGTGATGATAAAGAGTTGGAGGAAAAAATTCGCTTTTCGATAAATAGAAACATAGAAAGTTTAAAAGAAAGATGGACTTTTGAAACTATCGATAGTTTTCTTACATATTTTTATGAAAAACCTTCAAGTTTTTTAGATTATTTTAAGGATTGTATGATATGTATAGAGGATACAGATCGTACTAGTGGTAAGCTTGATAGTGTATATTATGAATTTGCCAGTAATTATAAAAGCTACTTAGAGAAAGGAGATATCCTACCTGGGCAAGGAGAGCTTTTAGTACCAAAAGAAGAAACTTTAGAACGGTTATCATTAAGTAAGTTGTTTACTTTAAATTCTATTATTAAAGCTTCGAAGATATTTGAGCCAAGAGTTACTGTGACATTTAATGAAATATCCTTAAATTCATACCAAGGGAAAATGGATCTTTTGACTGAAGATATAAGGGACAAGAAAAGAAGAGGATTCAAAACTGTAATATTATCTGGTACAAGACCAAGAGGAGAAAGGTTTGTAAAAACTCTTGCTGATTATGATATAGTGGCAACCTATAAGGATACAATTCAAGAAATTAAAGAAGGTGAAGTTGTCATAACTTTTGGAAATCAGCTGAAGGGTTATGAATTCCCTGAATATAAAGTATCTATAATTTCTGATAAGGATTTTTTCGGGGAAACAACTAGAAAGAATGCACAAAAAAAGAAGAATGTTAAGGGTGTAGGCAAAATAAGTAGTTTTGCTGAATTAAAGCCAGGAGATTATGTTGTGCATGCTAATCATGGTATAGGAGTATATAAGGGTATCAAACAACTAGAAGTTGAAAATGTAAAAAAAGATTATCTTATGGTATCTTATTCTGATGGAGATACTTTATATGTGCCTGTAGAACAATTGGATTTGATTCAGAAATACATAGGTAGTGAAGGTAAGGCTCCTAAGATAACAAAACTTGGTGGAAGTGAATGGCAGAAAGCAAAAACTAAGGCTAGAAATTCTATTAATGAGATTGCTCAAGATTTAGTAAAACTTTACGCTACTCGTGAAGCTGTAAAGGGATATAGTTTTTCTAAGGATACAACTTGGCAGCAACAATTTGAAGCAGAGTTTCCGTATGAAGAAACACCAGATCAAATCAGTGCTATCGAAGAGATAAAGGTTGATATGGAAAAAAACAAGCCTATGGATAGATTGCTTTGTGGAGATGTAGGCTATGGAAAAACTGAGGTTGCTATGAGAGCTGCTTTCAAGGCTGTAATGGATGGAAAGCAAGCTGCATTTTTGGTACCTACAACAATTCTTGCAGAACAGCATTATAAAACACTGAAAAAAAGATTTACAGGTTTTCCTGTAAACATAGATATGATATCTAGGTTCAGAAGTGCAACTCAGCAAAAGGAGACTTTGAAGTCTCTTAAAGAAGGAAATGTAGATATAATAATTGGAACACATAAAATTTTAGGAAAGACGGTACAATTTAAAGATTTAGGTTTATTAATTGTCGATGAAGAACAGCGATTTGGAGTTAGTCACAAGGAAAAAATAAAGAATGCAAAGAAAAATATCGATGTTCTTACTCTATCTGCTACCCCTATTCCTAGAACACTTAATATGTCATTAACAGGGGTAAGAAGTATAAGTGTTATCGAAACTCCTCCAGAGGAGAGGTATCCTGTGCAAACCTATGTGGTTGAATATAATGACCAGCTTATAAGAGATGCAGTGCTCAGAGAAATAAATAGAAAAGGTCAAGTTTTCTTTGTGTTTAATAGGGTAGAAAATATTAGAGAGATTGCCGACAGTTTAGCTCATTTAATACCAGAGGCTCGAATAATTGTAGCCCATGGACAAATGGCAGAAAAAGAACTTGAAGAGGTTATGAGAGCATTCATGAATCAAGAGTATGATATTCTTGTAAGCACAACAATTATTGAGACAGGTATTGATATTCAAAATGCTAATACTATGATTATTTATGATGCAGATAAAATGGGCTTATCTCAATTATATCAATTAAGAGGAAGAGTTGGACGTACTAATAGAATAGCCTATGCTTATTTAACTTACAGAAAAGATAAAATAATAACCGAAGTGGCGAAAAAGAGATTAAAGGCAATAAAAGATTTTACAGAGCTTGGCTCAGGTTTTAAAGTAGCATTAAGAGACCTTGAGATAAGAGGAGCAGGAAATGTAATGGGTTCTGCACAACACGGTCAAATGGCAGCCATTGGTTATGATTTGTATTGCAAGATGCTTGAGGATACTATAAAGGTTATTAAAGGTGAAATTGATAAAGAACCAATAGAAACTGTTATTGAAATGAAGGTAAATGCCTTTATACCAAATGGATATATAAGTGATGAAACGCAAAAAATTGAAGTTTATAAAAAAATCGCTTCAATAGAGACCAAAAAAGATTTGTTGGATATTACTGATGAGCTTATTGATAGATTTTCAGATTTACCGCCTTCGGTGAATAATTTAATGGAAATATCCTACATAAGAGCTTTGGCTAAGAATCTTGGCATAATTGAAGTGAAGGATAAAATCAAAGAGATACACTTAATTTTTGAGAATAAAGATAAGATAACAAAGGAAATGGTTAATGCTATTATAGATAAGTACTCAAAACATATTATGTTTAAACAAGAAGAGACACCAACTATGATATTTCAACTAAAAGACATAAAACGAGAGGAAATATTGAATAAATTAAAACATTTCTTAGAATATATTGGCGAGACCATTGTAAATTAG
- a CDS encoding SurA N-terminal domain-containing protein: MKSIKKLVTAALIGAMVVGATGCGFLEKTETNKAKEVVAKVGDEKITKGDVDEEIKYMIEQAKTQYGEDYASNEEAMKGINEQRKTTLSALVDLKLLLQYVKDNNIEINEDEMEAEVDNAYKQARDQYGSGDDATFEKLLQDNGYTLEKYKDDIKNAYISSKAREAMSKGAEVTDADIDASFKKDEFLTQNANAKFVQYLLCKVESSATPEDRAAKKKIADAALAEIKGGLSFTDAAKKYSDDPSTKDNGGYLGAVTSESGLVEGFKNVAIGLNPGQMSEVVDEPTFGFFIIKSISTDEAIAFEKEKQKTTLLQTKQSEKAEEILQQLRDEKSTKYEDKLVG, encoded by the coding sequence GTGAAGAGTATAAAAAAATTAGTGACTGCAGCGCTTATAGGTGCAATGGTTGTTGGAGCTACAGGTTGCGGATTCTTAGAAAAAACTGAAACAAATAAAGCAAAGGAAGTAGTTGCGAAAGTTGGGGATGAAAAAATCACCAAGGGAGATGTCGATGAAGAAATAAAATATATGATAGAACAAGCCAAAACTCAGTATGGTGAAGATTATGCTTCAAATGAAGAAGCTATGAAAGGCATCAATGAACAAAGAAAAACAACTTTATCAGCGCTTGTTGATTTGAAATTACTACTTCAATATGTTAAGGATAACAATATTGAGATTAACGAAGATGAAATGGAAGCTGAAGTTGATAATGCTTATAAACAAGCGAGAGATCAATATGGTAGTGGAGATGATGCCACTTTTGAAAAATTACTACAAGATAATGGATATACATTAGAAAAATATAAAGATGATATTAAAAATGCATACATTTCAAGTAAAGCTAGAGAAGCTATGAGTAAGGGTGCAGAAGTTACTGATGCAGATATAGATGCAAGCTTTAAGAAAGATGAGTTTTTAACACAAAATGCTAATGCTAAGTTTGTTCAATATTTACTATGTAAGGTAGAATCTTCTGCTACTCCAGAGGATAGAGCGGCTAAGAAGAAGATAGCGGATGCTGCATTAGCTGAAATAAAAGGTGGATTATCATTTACAGATGCTGCAAAAAAATATTCAGATGACCCTTCAACTAAAGATAATGGAGGATACCTTGGAGCTGTAACAAGTGAATCAGGATTAGTAGAAGGATTTAAAAATGTTGCAATTGGTTTAAATCCAGGACAAATGAGTGAAGTAGTAGATGAACCAACATTTGGTTTCTTCATAATAAAATCTATATCAACTGATGAAGCTATTGCTTTTGAGAAAGAAAAACAAAAAACTACTTTATTACAAACTAAGCAAAGTGAGAAGGCTGAAGAAATTTTACAACAACTAAGAGACGAAAAATCAACTAAGTATGAAGATAAGTTAGTGGGTTAA